In one window of Lacticaseibacillus casei DSM 20011 = JCM 1134 = ATCC 393 DNA:
- the purL gene encoding phosphoribosylformylglycinamidine synthase subunit PurL gives MAHVEMSPMAIAEKKSYLDLGLTEPEYERFAELIGHQPNDTEIGLASGMWSEHCAYKYSKPILRQFWTKNERVLMGPGEGAGVIDIGEGKAVVFKAESHNHPSAVEPYEGAATGVGGIIRDIFSIGAKPVAMLDSLAFGDLNQPHTQHLVDRIVAGIGGYGNAIGIPTVGGETNFDGSYTRNPLVNAMCVGIMDKDQIQKGKAAGVGNALIYVGAKTGRDGINGASFASSEFSDDEAADRSAVQVGDPFMEKLLMDACLEITQQHQQALVGIQDMGAAGLVSSSVEMAGKANSGMALDLDLIPQREANMTPFEIMLSESQERMLLCVRAGFEQEVLDVFAAYDLDAAVVGHVIEGHQYKLYHHGKLVCDVPVSSLTDDAPVYEQEAKQPERLANPAPDFDPIVTDPVATWKAMMAMPTIADKASLYRRYDAQVQTNTVVLPGSDAAVIRVRGTHRALAMTTDSKGRYLYLDPQVGAAMSVAEAARNLVASGAEPLGITDCLNFGDPTKPEAFYELAEAAKGIIQATKAFNAPVISGNVSLYNETNGHAIYPTPMIGMVGLIEDLGTITTAAFKHADDLIYLVGETHGDFNGSELQKLQTGGVSGRLFDFDLEAEQTNQAFVLNAIRQHLVTAAHDLSDGGLLVALAEMGFANGLGAKIKVTLPTSWGFSETQGRFLITVAPENQAAFEALNGSAKLIGHVQAAPQFDVTTVSHQFSVALSQLQTAFEEALPWYMNQKA, from the coding sequence GTGGCACACGTTGAAATGAGTCCAATGGCCATTGCCGAAAAGAAATCCTATCTTGACTTGGGATTGACTGAACCTGAGTATGAGCGTTTTGCCGAATTAATCGGCCATCAACCTAATGACACTGAAATCGGTTTGGCAAGCGGCATGTGGAGTGAACACTGTGCTTATAAGTACAGCAAACCGATCCTGCGCCAGTTCTGGACCAAAAATGAACGGGTTTTGATGGGGCCTGGTGAAGGCGCCGGCGTCATTGATATCGGTGAAGGCAAGGCAGTAGTGTTTAAAGCCGAAAGCCATAATCACCCTTCCGCCGTCGAACCTTATGAAGGTGCCGCAACCGGTGTCGGCGGGATTATCCGCGACATTTTCTCCATTGGTGCTAAGCCTGTAGCGATGCTGGATTCACTGGCTTTTGGCGATCTTAATCAACCGCACACGCAGCATCTGGTTGACCGGATTGTTGCTGGGATTGGCGGTTATGGCAACGCGATCGGCATTCCGACAGTGGGTGGCGAAACCAATTTTGATGGCAGTTACACGCGCAATCCGCTGGTGAATGCGATGTGTGTGGGCATCATGGATAAGGATCAGATTCAAAAAGGCAAAGCGGCGGGCGTCGGTAATGCCTTGATTTATGTCGGTGCCAAAACCGGTCGGGATGGCATTAATGGTGCCAGCTTTGCTTCCAGTGAATTTTCCGATGACGAGGCGGCGGATCGCTCAGCCGTTCAGGTCGGCGATCCATTTATGGAGAAACTACTGATGGATGCATGCCTTGAGATTACCCAACAACATCAGCAGGCGCTTGTCGGCATTCAGGACATGGGTGCAGCAGGGTTGGTTTCGTCCAGTGTCGAAATGGCCGGCAAAGCCAATAGCGGCATGGCCTTGGATCTTGATTTGATTCCGCAGCGTGAAGCCAACATGACCCCATTTGAGATTATGTTATCCGAGTCGCAGGAACGCATGCTGCTTTGTGTTCGTGCCGGTTTTGAACAAGAAGTTTTGGATGTCTTTGCTGCCTATGATTTAGATGCAGCAGTTGTTGGCCACGTGATCGAAGGGCATCAATACAAACTTTATCACCATGGCAAATTGGTTTGTGACGTGCCGGTTAGCTCTTTAACCGATGATGCCCCGGTTTATGAACAAGAGGCTAAGCAGCCGGAGCGTCTGGCTAACCCGGCGCCTGATTTTGATCCGATTGTGACAGATCCGGTCGCAACCTGGAAAGCAATGATGGCGATGCCGACTATTGCCGACAAGGCATCCTTGTACCGGCGCTATGACGCGCAAGTGCAAACCAATACCGTGGTTCTTCCAGGCAGTGATGCCGCAGTTATTCGCGTGCGCGGGACGCATCGGGCACTAGCGATGACGACCGACAGTAAGGGACGGTATCTCTATCTGGATCCGCAAGTCGGTGCCGCAATGAGTGTCGCCGAGGCCGCACGGAATCTGGTTGCCAGCGGTGCAGAGCCATTGGGCATTACCGATTGCCTCAACTTTGGCGATCCGACCAAGCCTGAAGCGTTTTATGAACTTGCCGAAGCAGCTAAAGGCATTATTCAGGCAACCAAAGCGTTTAATGCACCAGTAATTTCAGGTAATGTGTCACTGTATAACGAAACGAATGGGCACGCGATTTATCCGACGCCGATGATCGGGATGGTGGGGCTGATTGAAGATCTCGGCACCATCACGACAGCAGCCTTTAAGCACGCCGATGATTTGATCTATCTGGTTGGTGAAACGCATGGCGACTTTAACGGTAGTGAGTTGCAAAAATTGCAAACCGGTGGCGTTTCCGGTCGATTGTTCGATTTTGATTTAGAAGCAGAGCAGACCAATCAGGCATTTGTTTTAAACGCAATTCGTCAGCACTTGGTCACTGCTGCCCATGATTTGAGCGACGGCGGTTTGCTGGTGGCACTTGCAGAAATGGGCTTTGCCAATGGTCTGGGCGCCAAGATTAAGGTGACGTTGCCAACCAGCTGGGGCTTTTCCGAGACCCAAGGCCGCTTCTTGATAACGGTGGCACCAGAGAATCAAGCAGCATTCGAAGCTTTAAACGGTTCGGCCAAACTGATTGGCCATGTCCAGGCAGCACCACAATTCGACGTCACAACGGTCAGTCATCAATTTTCGGTGGCCTTGAGCCAGCTTCAAACTGCATTTGAGGAGGCACTCCCATGGTACATGAACCAAAAGGCTTAA
- the purQ gene encoding phosphoribosylformylglycinamidine synthase subunit PurQ produces MKAAVISFPGSNCDLDLQWAVQQIAGADCELIKQDQTDLSSYDVVMVPGGFSYGDYLRSGAIARFSPVMTALKDFADAGGYVLGICNGFQILTEAGLLPGSLQWNRDLNFICEPVALTVDRADTAFSNQYQVGEQLTLPIAHGEGNYYADPETLAELEANGQVVFRYVDNPNGSVHDIAGVTNAAGNVLGMMPHPERAVEALLGGTDGLGVFHSLIQQTKGADIRGTR; encoded by the coding sequence ATGAAAGCGGCCGTTATTTCTTTTCCCGGATCCAATTGTGATCTGGATTTGCAGTGGGCAGTGCAGCAAATTGCCGGTGCCGACTGTGAATTGATCAAGCAGGATCAAACCGATTTAAGCAGTTACGACGTTGTGATGGTACCCGGCGGTTTTTCTTACGGTGATTATTTGCGCAGCGGTGCCATCGCCCGGTTTTCACCCGTCATGACGGCGCTAAAAGATTTTGCGGATGCTGGCGGGTATGTGCTTGGTATCTGCAATGGCTTTCAGATTTTAACTGAAGCCGGTTTGTTGCCAGGGTCCTTGCAGTGGAATCGCGATCTGAACTTTATCTGCGAGCCGGTGGCGTTGACCGTTGATCGCGCGGACACGGCATTCTCGAATCAATATCAGGTCGGCGAACAGTTGACGTTGCCGATTGCCCATGGTGAAGGCAATTATTATGCCGATCCCGAAACGTTGGCGGAGCTCGAAGCTAATGGCCAAGTGGTGTTTCGGTACGTCGACAATCCGAATGGTAGTGTTCATGACATTGCAGGTGTGACCAATGCGGCGGGAAATGTTTTAGGGATGATGCCGCATCCGGAACGTGCAGTTGAAGCCTTACTTGGCGGAACTGATGGATTAGGCGTCTTTCATTCGCTTATCCAACAAACGAAAGGAGCCGACATTCGTGGCACACGTTGA
- the purS gene encoding phosphoribosylformylglycinamidine synthase subunit PurS, whose amino-acid sequence MFKAKVYVTYKPSVLDPKAEVIKTALSRMDYHNVDDVLYGKYFELKLSGTEAAVRKQVDTICDQLLANVNMETYRFDLEPITEDEA is encoded by the coding sequence ATGTTTAAAGCTAAAGTTTACGTGACCTACAAACCTTCTGTGTTAGATCCCAAGGCTGAAGTCATCAAAACGGCCTTAAGCCGGATGGATTATCACAATGTTGATGACGTCTTGTATGGTAAATATTTCGAATTAAAGCTTAGCGGCACCGAAGCAGCGGTACGAAAGCAAGTCGATACGATTTGTGATCAGTTGCTTGCTAACGTCAATATGGAAACTTATCGCTTTGACTTGGAGCCAATCACGGAGGATGAGGCATGA
- the purC gene encoding phosphoribosylaminoimidazolesuccinocarboxamide synthase — protein MVKKTTLLYTGKAKQVFATDDPDVLWMAYTNQATALNGEKKAQIDHKGELNRAISTLLFKELAAAGIPTHYIDSPDATTMIVKKATMLPLEVVVRNYASGHFVTKFNVKPMMKLDPPIHEYYYKSDELGDPFMNEAQIFALHEATPEQLREVRSLTDRINAYLTKRFNEVGITLVDFKLEYGTLKDGTLVLADELSPDNFRLVDQQTGASLDKDVFRQNRGPLTPVYQEVLNRLQEKGAAHV, from the coding sequence ATGGTGAAGAAGACAACGTTACTGTATACCGGCAAAGCCAAGCAGGTTTTTGCGACTGACGATCCGGATGTTTTATGGATGGCTTACACCAATCAGGCCACGGCTTTAAACGGAGAAAAGAAGGCGCAGATTGATCATAAAGGTGAACTAAATCGCGCTATTTCGACCTTGTTGTTTAAGGAGTTGGCAGCCGCCGGGATCCCAACTCACTACATTGATTCGCCAGATGCCACCACGATGATCGTCAAGAAGGCAACGATGCTGCCGCTGGAAGTGGTCGTACGTAATTATGCATCAGGACACTTTGTCACGAAATTCAATGTGAAGCCGATGATGAAGCTCGACCCGCCGATCCACGAATACTATTACAAATCTGATGAACTAGGCGATCCATTCATGAACGAGGCACAAATTTTTGCTTTACATGAGGCAACGCCTGAACAATTACGCGAAGTTCGTTCATTAACCGATCGTATCAACGCTTATTTAACAAAACGCTTCAATGAAGTCGGCATCACCTTGGTTGATTTCAAGCTTGAGTATGGGACGTTAAAAGATGGCACATTGGTATTAGCAGACGAATTGTCACCGGATAATTTCCGCTTGGTTGACCAACAGACAGGCGCGTCGCTTGATAAAGACGTTTTTCGCCAAAATCGGGGTCCGCTAACACCGGTTTATCAAGAAGTGCTTAATCGACTACAAGAAAAAGGAGCTGCTCATGTTTAA
- the purK gene encoding 5-(carboxyamino)imidazole ribonucleotide synthase → MIDVVTSPATIGIIGGGQLGRMLAHSAKAMGYRVGILEPTPNSPAGQVADFQITAPYDDQAALAKLAKESDVLTYEFENVDLAALKAVRHLTRIPQGTAILATTRDRIKEKTFLETHGVPVTSFAAVDSPATLKTAIAKIGLPAILKTTTGGYDGHGQQDINTLADVPAAEKILAHGPCILEKRQQFDREASVMITRDGRDQVRVFPIVENRHKNHILHLTLAPAPSISPVLAHKIDDLATKIALGLDLRGVMGVELFLEGDNVIANELAPRPHNSGHYSIEACNFSQFDAHILSICGLPIPPIKLKQPAVMRNLLGDDLTQAKAKWLQHPEWHMHDYGKAEIRPGRKMGHITVTDDRNVLDILKQMEAAW, encoded by the coding sequence ATGATTGATGTGGTGACGTCTCCGGCAACAATCGGCATTATCGGCGGTGGTCAGCTTGGTCGGATGTTAGCCCATAGCGCCAAAGCCATGGGCTATCGCGTTGGCATTTTGGAGCCGACCCCGAACTCACCCGCAGGTCAGGTCGCAGATTTTCAAATTACCGCTCCATATGATGATCAAGCGGCGTTGGCCAAGTTAGCCAAGGAATCCGATGTTTTAACTTATGAGTTCGAAAATGTTGACTTGGCTGCACTTAAGGCTGTCCGACATTTAACTCGCATCCCTCAAGGCACTGCGATTCTAGCAACGACCCGAGACCGCATCAAGGAAAAGACTTTTCTTGAAACCCACGGCGTTCCAGTAACATCGTTTGCGGCCGTTGATTCACCGGCAACACTGAAAACCGCGATTGCCAAGATCGGCCTGCCAGCGATTCTGAAAACCACAACAGGCGGTTATGACGGACACGGCCAACAAGATATCAACACACTGGCAGATGTACCGGCTGCGGAAAAGATACTTGCGCACGGTCCCTGCATTTTAGAAAAACGCCAGCAATTCGATCGCGAAGCCTCTGTCATGATCACGCGTGATGGTCGCGATCAAGTCCGAGTTTTCCCGATTGTTGAAAATCGGCACAAAAATCATATTTTGCATCTCACTTTAGCACCGGCGCCGAGCATTTCACCGGTGTTAGCGCATAAGATCGATGACTTGGCGACCAAAATTGCCTTAGGACTTGACTTACGCGGTGTGATGGGCGTTGAGCTTTTCCTTGAAGGGGATAACGTCATTGCCAACGAGCTGGCACCGCGGCCACATAACTCCGGCCACTATTCGATTGAAGCATGTAACTTTTCCCAGTTCGATGCGCACATTCTGAGCATCTGTGGCCTGCCAATCCCGCCGATCAAATTGAAGCAGCCAGCGGTGATGCGCAATTTGCTTGGTGACGATTTAACCCAGGCCAAAGCAAAGTGGCTGCAGCATCCCGAATGGCACATGCATGATTATGGCAAGGCCGAGATTCGCCCTGGCCGTAAGATGGGGCACATCACGGTGACCGATGATCGCAATGTTTTGGACATACTTAAACAAATGGAGGCAGCATGGTGA
- the purE gene encoding 5-(carboxyamino)imidazole ribonucleotide mutase, whose amino-acid sequence MQKVAVVMGSSSDWPTMQQVATQLTALEIPYEKHVISAHRMPDKLAEFGKQAANQGFRVIIAGAGGAAHLPGMLAANTLLPVIGVPIKTRTLNGVDSLLSIVQMPGGVPVGTMAIGDAGAVNAALFAASILALTDEALTQRLEAFRAEQTKRAEESEAALK is encoded by the coding sequence ATGCAGAAAGTAGCTGTGGTCATGGGCTCAAGCTCCGATTGGCCAACCATGCAACAGGTTGCAACGCAATTGACGGCGCTGGAAATTCCTTATGAAAAGCATGTCATTTCGGCGCACCGCATGCCGGATAAGCTTGCGGAATTCGGTAAGCAAGCGGCTAATCAAGGCTTTAGGGTGATTATTGCTGGAGCAGGCGGTGCGGCTCATTTACCGGGGATGCTCGCAGCCAACACCCTTTTGCCTGTCATCGGGGTGCCAATTAAAACCCGAACATTAAATGGCGTTGATAGTTTGTTATCGATTGTCCAGATGCCCGGCGGAGTGCCAGTCGGAACCATGGCCATCGGTGATGCCGGTGCTGTAAATGCTGCTTTATTTGCCGCTTCAATCCTAGCTTTGACAGATGAGGCATTAACCCAACGTCTCGAAGCCTTTCGTGCCGAGCAGACCAAACGCGCCGAAGAAAGCGAGGCTGCGCTCAAATGA
- the thiT gene encoding energy-coupled thiamine transporter ThiT, giving the protein MQQHKRLVVILETAIIAAFAMALTYIPHTTGVSAIELNYGLIPIAVLAMRRGAIPAAWAGFVWGILDLILRGLSGGSVLNPIQGFLEYPIAFTLVGLMGLTYAAFQKNVRGGEKVKASGYAFAGIIIGTFAKYFIHFIAGVVFWGSYAPKGMNAWIYSLIVNGGSALFSTVLAIVVVGILLTVAPQLFIAKDGKSLSTKAA; this is encoded by the coding sequence ATGCAACAACATAAGCGTCTGGTTGTTATTTTGGAAACAGCGATTATTGCCGCGTTTGCGATGGCGCTGACGTATATTCCGCATACCACCGGTGTTTCGGCGATTGAGTTGAATTATGGCTTGATTCCGATTGCGGTGCTGGCGATGCGGCGTGGGGCGATTCCTGCCGCATGGGCTGGCTTTGTCTGGGGCATTCTTGATTTGATTCTGCGTGGCCTTAGTGGCGGCAGTGTTCTGAACCCGATTCAGGGCTTTCTTGAATATCCAATCGCCTTTACGCTAGTTGGTTTAATGGGATTGACCTATGCTGCCTTTCAAAAGAACGTTCGCGGCGGTGAAAAGGTAAAGGCTAGCGGCTATGCTTTTGCCGGTATTATCATCGGTACTTTTGCTAAGTACTTCATTCACTTTATCGCTGGTGTTGTTTTCTGGGGCAGTTATGCACCAAAGGGCATGAATGCCTGGATCTATTCGTTGATCGTTAACGGCGGATCTGCGCTGTTCAGTACCGTATTGGCGATTGTCGTTGTCGGCATTTTGCTAACGGTCGCGCCACAACTCTTTATTGCCAAAGATGGCAAGTCGCTTTCTACCAAAGCAGCTTAA